In the genome of Acidimicrobiia bacterium, one region contains:
- a CDS encoding MFS transporter → MSRLSLWYLVVTRLVVNTAHRFLYPFLPAIARGLGISLEQAGLMLSARSIAFVATPAVVSTVGRGERRVRLAAFGLSLMAAGALITAASGVPAGALVGLFLLGLGKPSFDAAAQSYVADRTPYWRRARYLSILELTWAGGMLIGAPAAGWLIAAHGWRAPFWVVAALLAVAAATASRILDGDTGDTGARLGRFRPGRQGKALLLTGLLFSLAAETTFIVFGAWLEDGFGLTAAGLGLAAMTVAIAELAGEGSVLVFADRLGPRRMVALGLGASVAGYLGIALASGSLVGGLTVVAAAFVAFEITIVSTVPLASEAEPAGRARFLAWLMVAVGIGRAAGDALGPLLYGWKGFGATGLASALVAGLALLTLLVAVDEPG, encoded by the coding sequence TTGAGCCGCCTCTCCCTCTGGTACCTGGTCGTAACCCGGCTGGTGGTGAACACCGCCCACCGGTTCCTGTATCCGTTTCTGCCGGCCATCGCCCGCGGCCTCGGCATCTCGCTGGAGCAGGCCGGACTCATGCTGTCGGCGCGCTCCATCGCCTTCGTCGCCACGCCCGCCGTCGTCTCGACCGTGGGGCGCGGAGAGCGCCGGGTTCGCCTCGCCGCCTTCGGGCTGTCGCTGATGGCCGCCGGCGCCCTGATCACGGCGGCCAGTGGAGTTCCGGCAGGGGCGCTCGTCGGGCTTTTCCTTCTCGGTCTGGGGAAGCCCTCCTTCGACGCCGCCGCCCAGTCGTACGTGGCTGATCGAACCCCCTACTGGCGTCGCGCCCGCTACCTGTCGATCCTGGAGCTCACCTGGGCAGGTGGCATGCTGATCGGAGCTCCTGCCGCCGGATGGTTGATCGCCGCGCACGGATGGCGGGCGCCGTTCTGGGTGGTGGCGGCACTGCTGGCCGTTGCGGCGGCGACGGCCTCGCGCATCCTCGATGGAGACACCGGCGACACCGGAGCCAGGCTCGGCCGCTTCCGGCCCGGACGACAGGGCAAGGCCCTCCTCCTCACCGGGCTCCTGTTCTCCCTGGCCGCCGAGACCACCTTCATCGTGTTCGGGGCGTGGCTCGAGGACGGCTTCGGGCTCACCGCCGCCGGGCTCGGCCTGGCGGCCATGACGGTGGCCATCGCCGAACTGGCCGGCGAGGGGTCGGTGCTGGTGTTCGCCGATCGCCTCGGTCCGCGCCGCATGGTGGCTCTCGGACTCGGGGCCTCGGTTGCCGGGTACCTGGGCATCGCTCTCGCCTCCGGCAGCCTGGTGGGCGGACTGACGGTGGTTGCCGCCGCCTTCGTCGCATTCGAGATCACGATCGTGTCCACGGTCCCGCTCGCCTCCGAGGCGGAGCCGGCGGGGCGGGCGCGCTTCCTCGCCTGGCTCATGGTGGCAGTCGGGATCGGCCGCGCCGCAGGCGACGCCCTGGGGCCGCTGCTCTATGGATGGAAGGGGTTCGGGGCCACCGGGCTGGCATCGGCCCTGGTGGCCGGCCTGGCGTTGCTCACCCTGCTCGTCGCCGTGGACGAACCCGGCT
- a CDS encoding histidine phosphatase family protein — MLLVRHAKAGRPAGVADIGRPLAPRGESDARLLGAFLAVALPRVGRVITSPAVRARRTADLVAAAAGWEVEIEEDESLYGGGVGALLRALAEDGRSPVVAFGHEPVWSQAVAVLTGGGRIDMVTAAAALIEGPPEPGGASLRWMVTPAALGGGRH, encoded by the coding sequence ATGCTGCTGGTTCGCCATGCCAAGGCGGGTCGACCCGCCGGAGTCGCCGACATCGGCCGTCCCCTGGCGCCCAGAGGCGAGTCCGACGCCCGTCTCCTCGGCGCCTTCCTCGCCGTGGCCCTTCCCCGGGTGGGGCGGGTGATCACTTCCCCGGCGGTGAGGGCGCGCCGTACCGCCGATCTGGTGGCGGCCGCCGCCGGCTGGGAGGTCGAGATCGAAGAAGACGAGAGCCTCTACGGAGGAGGTGTGGGCGCCCTGCTCCGGGCTCTCGCCGAGGACGGGCGCAGCCCCGTCGTGGCATTCGGCCACGAACCGGTGTGGTCGCAGGCAGTGGCGGTGCTCACCGGCGGCGGCCGGATCGACATGGTCACCGCCGCAGCCGCACTGATCGAGGGCCCGCCGGAACCAGGAGGGGCCTCGTTGCGCTGGATGGTCACCCCGGCCGCCCTCGGCGGCGGGCGTCATTGA
- a CDS encoding pyridoxal phosphate-dependent aminotransferase, which translates to MTSPISRRIAAISASPTMAITARAAALRAAGRPVIGFAAGEPDFPTPPHIVEAARAAAGDPRLHHYTPAAGLPELREAVAAKTRRDSGIEIDAGEVAITVGAKGAVHAACAALLDPGDEVLLPSPYWVSYPEIIGLAGGVTRLVPSSIEEGFKVSVDALEAARTPNTRMLIFVSPGNPTGAVYSPEQVAEIGRWAARHGIWVLTDEIYEHFVYGDARFASLPAAAPEAASRCVVINSVAKTYAMTGWRVGWLVAPAEVTSAVIRFQSHTLSHPSNIAQAAALAAVEGSMEPVASMRSAFDRRRIAMHGALAAIPGVQVLEPEGAFYCFPSVRGMLGRELGGVRPESSAELAVALLEQAEIAVVPGEAFGAPGYLRLSFALADDDLEEGMGRWRSLVG; encoded by the coding sequence ATGACCTCGCCGATCTCTCGCCGCATCGCCGCCATCTCGGCCTCCCCGACCATGGCGATCACGGCACGGGCGGCCGCCCTTCGGGCCGCGGGTCGTCCGGTCATCGGTTTCGCTGCCGGGGAACCCGACTTCCCGACCCCGCCCCACATCGTGGAGGCGGCGCGGGCGGCGGCCGGAGACCCCCGCCTCCACCACTACACCCCCGCAGCCGGGCTCCCGGAGCTGCGGGAGGCGGTGGCGGCCAAGACCCGGCGCGACTCCGGCATCGAAATCGATGCCGGTGAGGTGGCGATCACCGTAGGGGCCAAGGGGGCGGTCCACGCCGCCTGTGCCGCACTGCTCGACCCGGGCGACGAGGTGCTGCTCCCCTCGCCGTACTGGGTCTCCTATCCGGAGATCATCGGGCTGGCGGGTGGTGTGACCCGCTTGGTCCCCTCGTCGATCGAAGAGGGATTCAAGGTCTCGGTCGACGCTCTGGAGGCGGCGCGCACCCCGAACACGAGGATGCTGATCTTCGTCTCGCCGGGGAACCCCACCGGGGCCGTGTACAGCCCGGAGCAGGTGGCCGAGATCGGCCGCTGGGCGGCCCGCCACGGCATCTGGGTGCTGACCGACGAGATCTACGAGCACTTCGTGTACGGGGACGCCCGTTTCGCCTCGCTCCCGGCGGCGGCCCCGGAGGCGGCGTCGCGCTGCGTCGTGATCAACAGCGTCGCCAAGACCTACGCCATGACCGGATGGCGGGTCGGCTGGCTGGTCGCCCCCGCCGAGGTGACGTCGGCGGTGATCCGCTTTCAGTCCCACACCCTGTCGCACCCGTCCAACATCGCCCAGGCGGCGGCCCTTGCCGCCGTCGAGGGTTCCATGGAGCCGGTGGCTTCGATGCGATCTGCATTCGATCGAAGGCGGATCGCCATGCACGGCGCCCTGGCGGCGATACCAGGGGTCCAGGTGCTGGAGCCCGAGGGTGCCTTCTACTGCTTCCCCTCGGTGAGGGGCATGCTCGGCCGGGAGCTGGGAGGGGTCAGGCCGGAGTCCTCTGCGGAACTGGCCGTCGCGCTTCTCGAGCAGGCCGAGATCGCCGTCGTCCCCGGTGAGGCTTTCGGTGCTCCCGGGTACCTCCGCCTGTCGTTCGCCCTCGCCGACGACGACCTGGAAGAGGGCATGGGGCGCTGGCGCTCGCTGGTCGGTTAG
- the aroQ gene encoding type II 3-dehydroquinate dehydratase, with amino-acid sequence MKVLVLNGPNLNLLGTRLPQVYGTATLGEVEDRCRRWGEELGIEVDAFQTNHEGALIDRIHDAIGRYDALVINPGALTHYSFALHDAIEAAALPTVEVHISDISQRENWRSVSVIAPACIATVAGMGIAGYRNALEILSGT; translated from the coding sequence ATGAAGGTCCTCGTGCTCAACGGTCCCAACCTCAACCTTCTGGGGACCCGCCTCCCCCAGGTCTACGGGACGGCAACCCTGGGCGAGGTGGAGGATCGATGCCGGCGGTGGGGTGAGGAGCTGGGCATCGAGGTCGATGCCTTCCAGACGAACCACGAGGGTGCGCTCATCGACCGCATCCACGACGCCATCGGCCGCTACGACGCCCTGGTGATCAACCCCGGGGCGCTCACCCACTACTCATTTGCCCTGCACGACGCCATCGAGGCGGCGGCGCTCCCCACCGTCGAGGTCCACATCTCAGACATCTCGCAGCGGGAGAACTGGCGGTCGGTCTCGGTGATCGCCCCGGCATGCATCGCCACAGTTGCCGGCATGGGTATCGCCGGATACCGCAACGCCCTGGAAATCCTCTCCGGGACCTAA
- a CDS encoding lipoate--protein ligase family protein: protein MRIRLLDRRLDPPAADVALSAVVLRRVAGGVDPPTLRLWSPAETVAFGRQDTVRPEFTAAAEAARECGFAPVVRNVGGRAAVLHPGAIAFELSLPHHRGLETIADRFEATARSIADALRRLGADPRVGEVPGEYCPGRWSVNLGGTRKVAGVAQRLVAGGVQIGAVVMVSGAESTNEVLEPVYRALGYRWRPEATGAIDRDLPGVGADEVAGALLDTWVAEGWVPDPAELDDSLVEEARRTAPQHAIPR, encoded by the coding sequence GTGCGAATCCGCCTCCTCGACCGGCGGCTCGACCCGCCTGCTGCGGATGTCGCCCTCTCGGCGGTCGTCCTGCGGCGGGTCGCCGGCGGTGTCGATCCGCCGACGCTCCGCCTGTGGTCGCCGGCAGAGACGGTTGCCTTCGGGAGGCAGGACACCGTTCGTCCCGAGTTCACCGCAGCCGCCGAAGCCGCCCGGGAGTGCGGCTTCGCTCCGGTGGTTCGCAACGTCGGGGGCCGCGCCGCCGTGCTCCACCCGGGCGCCATCGCCTTCGAACTCAGCCTCCCCCACCACCGAGGCCTGGAGACGATCGCCGACCGGTTCGAAGCGACGGCGAGGTCGATCGCCGACGCCTTGCGCCGACTCGGAGCGGATCCCCGAGTCGGGGAGGTACCCGGTGAGTACTGCCCGGGACGCTGGTCGGTGAACCTCGGAGGAACCCGGAAGGTTGCAGGAGTGGCACAGCGTCTGGTCGCAGGCGGAGTTCAGATCGGTGCCGTCGTCATGGTGTCGGGCGCCGAGTCGACCAACGAGGTTCTGGAGCCCGTCTATCGGGCCCTGGGATATCGCTGGAGACCCGAAGCCACCGGGGCGATCGACCGGGACCTTCCCGGTGTCGGCGCCGATGAGGTCGCCGGAGCCCTGCTCGACACCTGGGTCGCCGAGGGGTGGGTGCCGGACCCGGCCGAGTTGGACGACTCCCTCGTCGAAGAGGCGCGCCGCACGGCGCCGCAACACGCGATTCCCCGATAG
- a CDS encoding ABC transporter ATP-binding protein, translating to MIGQGGWWSYLRYDEEQDRPSIDRALVRRVLGYARPYTGLLVVVAFTIVSITLVSLVPPLLMRDLLDSAIPASDMGRVTWLGLGMVAVPLVNGLVGVVQRWASAKAGEGIIFDLRTAVYSHLQRMSLGFFTTTRPGELMSRLNSDVVGAQSAVTGTLVSLASNGLSVVATLAVMLGLEWRLTLAAVALLPLFIWPSRGVGRVLRRVTRGQMQANARMTSAMNETLNLSGALLVKLFGRTSDEDRRFAGHAAEVRDLGVRRALIGRWFFMGLGVVGALGTALVFWLGAVLVIRGALTVGTVVALSAYLSQLYGPLAALSNTRVELATSLVSFERVFEVLDLPHDVAEPDDPVTLDTVTGRIEFDSVSFDYRQAVPEGLDHVERWSWQDQSVEVGVEPVPRVGRGRAIDHLDFTVEPGTLVALVGPSGAGKTTVTYLIPRLYDVTTGRILIDGHDVRRLSFATLSRNIGVVTQENYLFHDTIAANLRYARPDASAGELEAAARAANIHDLIASLPGGYDTVVGERGYRLSGGEKQRVAIARVILKDPRVLVLDEATSHLDARSEALIQDALERVMAGRTSIVIAHRLSTVLAADRILVLDEGRLVEDGRHQDLLAAGGLYAELFRTQFAAGGTATG from the coding sequence ATGATCGGGCAGGGCGGCTGGTGGTCGTACCTCCGGTACGACGAGGAGCAGGACCGGCCCAGCATCGACCGCGCCCTGGTGAGACGGGTCCTCGGATACGCCCGTCCCTACACCGGGCTGCTGGTCGTCGTCGCTTTCACGATCGTGTCGATCACGCTGGTCTCCCTGGTCCCCCCGCTGCTGATGCGAGATCTTCTCGACTCGGCGATCCCGGCCTCCGACATGGGCCGGGTCACCTGGTTGGGGCTGGGGATGGTCGCCGTTCCGCTGGTGAACGGGCTGGTGGGTGTGGTGCAGCGTTGGGCCTCGGCCAAGGCGGGTGAGGGGATCATCTTCGACCTGCGCACGGCGGTGTACTCCCATCTGCAGCGGATGTCCCTGGGGTTCTTCACCACGACCCGCCCGGGGGAGCTGATGTCGCGTCTCAACAGCGACGTCGTGGGCGCCCAGTCGGCGGTGACCGGGACCCTGGTCTCGTTGGCGTCGAACGGCCTCTCCGTGGTGGCGACCCTCGCAGTCATGCTGGGGCTGGAATGGCGGCTCACCCTCGCCGCGGTGGCGCTCCTGCCGCTCTTCATCTGGCCCAGCCGGGGGGTGGGCAGGGTGCTGCGCCGGGTGACCCGGGGCCAGATGCAGGCCAATGCCCGGATGACCTCGGCGATGAACGAGACCCTCAACCTGAGCGGAGCGTTGCTGGTGAAGCTGTTCGGCCGCACCTCCGACGAGGACCGCCGTTTTGCCGGCCACGCCGCCGAAGTTCGCGACCTGGGCGTGCGGCGAGCCCTCATCGGCAGGTGGTTCTTCATGGGGCTGGGCGTGGTGGGCGCCCTCGGCACCGCCCTCGTCTTCTGGCTGGGTGCCGTGCTCGTGATCAGGGGAGCGCTGACCGTGGGCACGGTGGTGGCCCTCTCCGCCTACCTGAGTCAGTTGTACGGTCCGCTGGCCGCACTCTCCAACACACGGGTGGAGCTGGCGACCTCGCTGGTGTCGTTCGAGCGCGTCTTCGAGGTTCTCGACCTCCCTCACGACGTCGCCGAGCCCGATGATCCGGTCACTCTCGACACGGTTACCGGCCGCATCGAGTTCGATTCGGTCTCGTTCGACTACCGCCAGGCGGTTCCCGAAGGCCTCGACCACGTGGAGCGCTGGTCGTGGCAGGATCAGTCGGTGGAGGTCGGAGTCGAGCCGGTGCCTCGTGTCGGGAGGGGCCGCGCCATCGATCATCTCGACTTCACCGTCGAACCGGGCACCCTGGTCGCCCTGGTCGGCCCCAGCGGCGCCGGCAAGACCACCGTGACCTACCTGATCCCGCGGCTCTACGACGTGACGACGGGCCGCATCCTGATAGACGGCCACGACGTGCGCCGCCTGTCGTTCGCCACCCTCAGCCGGAACATCGGTGTGGTGACCCAGGAGAACTACCTGTTCCACGACACGATCGCCGCCAACCTGCGCTACGCCCGGCCCGACGCCTCGGCCGGGGAACTCGAGGCGGCCGCTCGGGCGGCGAACATCCACGACCTGATCGCCTCACTGCCCGGCGGCTACGACACGGTGGTGGGGGAGCGGGGGTATCGGCTCTCCGGTGGCGAGAAGCAGCGGGTCGCCATCGCCCGCGTGATCCTCAAGGATCCTCGGGTGCTCGTGCTCGACGAGGCGACGTCTCATCTCGATGCACGATCCGAAGCCCTCATCCAGGACGCCCTGGAGCGGGTGATGGCGGGCCGCACCTCCATCGTCATCGCCCACCGCCTGTCGACGGTGCTCGCCGCCGACCGGATCCTGGTGCTCGACGAGGGCCGGCTGGTGGAGGATGGCCGCCACCAGGACCTGCTGGCGGCGGGTGGGCTCTACGCCGAGCTGTTCCGAACCCAGTTCGCCGCCGGCGGGACCGCCACCGGGTGA
- a CDS encoding MurT ligase domain-containing protein — MIRLAVAIALGRLAGWVSKALGRGATAVPGLVAEKIHPAASSCLAATLPEGVVLVTGTNGKTTTTRMLVTILEHSGKRVVTNRSGSNLGRGILTAMIAASRQGRLLGDLGVFEVDEAAVRSVAPALHPRIVVVTNLARDQLDRYGELDTTAGHVARAVGVSEAGVLNCDDPLVASLGGHPGAVHWYGAVGAIRDSLPSDPALHGGGSAPAVIEPDALVEESHPDGDGQQIQVRIDGEVLSTRLHVPGAYNAYNAAAALLAAARLGVRPEDAAAAIATMPPAFGRGQVVEMDGRRVKVLLVKNPAGLNQAIRLLVAEAEPHQVLLAINDQHADGRDVSWLWDAAVEELAHSPHRFGASGQRAHDMALRFKYAGVDCWLEQDAKAALSRLVHDAAPGETVYLVPTYTAMLTFLELLLPGIPREEAWS; from the coding sequence ATGATCCGTCTCGCCGTCGCCATCGCCCTCGGTCGCCTTGCCGGATGGGTGAGCAAGGCGTTGGGACGGGGCGCCACCGCTGTTCCCGGGTTGGTCGCCGAGAAGATCCATCCCGCCGCCTCCTCTTGCCTGGCGGCCACCCTGCCCGAAGGCGTCGTCCTGGTGACCGGGACCAATGGCAAGACCACCACCACCCGGATGCTGGTCACGATCCTCGAGCACTCGGGCAAGCGGGTGGTCACCAACAGATCGGGCTCGAACCTGGGCCGGGGGATCCTCACCGCCATGATCGCCGCCAGCCGCCAGGGTCGTCTGCTCGGCGATCTGGGGGTGTTCGAGGTGGATGAGGCGGCGGTGAGGTCCGTCGCCCCTGCACTGCATCCCCGAATCGTCGTCGTGACCAACCTGGCTCGCGACCAGTTGGATCGATACGGCGAACTCGACACGACGGCAGGTCATGTCGCCAGAGCCGTCGGGGTTTCCGAAGCCGGGGTGCTCAACTGCGACGATCCACTGGTGGCCTCGCTCGGCGGTCACCCGGGAGCGGTGCACTGGTACGGCGCGGTCGGGGCGATCCGGGACTCCCTGCCGTCCGATCCGGCGCTCCACGGAGGAGGGTCCGCTCCTGCTGTCATCGAACCGGATGCCCTGGTGGAGGAGTCCCATCCGGATGGCGACGGCCAGCAGATCCAGGTGCGTATCGACGGGGAGGTGTTGTCGACACGGCTTCACGTGCCCGGCGCATACAACGCCTACAACGCCGCCGCCGCCCTGCTTGCCGCCGCCCGGTTGGGGGTGAGACCGGAGGATGCGGCGGCCGCCATCGCCACCATGCCGCCGGCGTTCGGACGGGGCCAGGTCGTCGAGATGGACGGCCGGCGGGTGAAGGTGCTCCTGGTGAAGAACCCGGCGGGCCTCAACCAGGCGATCCGGCTGCTGGTGGCCGAGGCCGAGCCCCACCAGGTGCTGCTGGCGATCAACGATCAGCACGCCGACGGGAGGGATGTCTCCTGGCTGTGGGATGCCGCCGTGGAGGAGCTGGCGCACTCGCCGCATCGCTTCGGGGCTTCGGGGCAGCGGGCGCACGACATGGCACTCAGGTTCAAGTACGCAGGGGTCGATTGCTGGCTGGAGCAGGATGCGAAGGCCGCCCTCTCCCGGCTCGTCCACGACGCCGCCCCTGGCGAGACCGTCTACCTGGTTCCCACGTACACCGCCATGCTGACTTTCCTCGAGCTGTTGCTGCCGGGGATCCCTCGTGAGGAGGCCTGGTCATGA
- a CDS encoding glutamine amidotransferase has translation MTDSVVLVHLYPRRMNIYGDGGNVLALRRRLEWRGFKVETVTVDEGDDFDFTRADLVVAGGGEDRSQRAIAFDLVGRGDAIVEAVAEGVVFLTVCGSYQLFGRRFVTVDGDEIPGIGVFAAETVAGDKRMIGNVVVEGPWGRLVGFENHSGRTLLDPGQATLGVVRRGSGNDGSSGQEGAVVGNCFGTYLHGSLLPKNPDLADDLIRRALERRSGASVTLAPLDDAVERAAADRAATRP, from the coding sequence ATGACCGACTCGGTCGTACTGGTCCACCTCTATCCGCGGCGGATGAACATCTACGGGGACGGCGGAAACGTCCTCGCCCTGAGGAGGCGCCTGGAGTGGAGGGGCTTCAAGGTAGAGACGGTCACCGTCGACGAGGGTGACGACTTCGATTTCACCCGGGCCGACCTGGTGGTGGCAGGCGGCGGCGAGGATCGATCACAGCGAGCCATCGCCTTCGACCTTGTGGGGCGCGGCGATGCCATCGTCGAGGCCGTCGCCGAAGGCGTCGTGTTCCTCACCGTCTGCGGTTCATATCAGCTGTTCGGGAGGCGTTTCGTGACCGTCGATGGCGACGAGATCCCCGGGATCGGGGTGTTCGCCGCCGAAACCGTCGCCGGTGACAAGCGGATGATCGGCAACGTCGTCGTCGAGGGTCCTTGGGGTCGTCTCGTCGGATTCGAGAACCACAGCGGCCGGACCCTCCTCGACCCTGGCCAGGCGACTCTGGGTGTGGTCAGGCGCGGCTCGGGGAACGACGGATCGTCGGGCCAGGAGGGGGCGGTGGTGGGGAACTGCTTCGGGACCTACCTTCACGGCTCCCTGCTGCCCAAGAACCCGGACCTCGCCGACGACCTGATCCGTAGGGCGCTGGAGCGGAGGAGCGGAGCCTCGGTGACGCTGGCGCCCCTCGACGACGCCGTCGAGCGAGCCGCTGCCGACCGTGCGGCGACCCGCCCCTGA
- a CDS encoding universal stress protein, producing MRILIATAGVLAPEAVAEIIGRLGGAGGEVQVVTVIEVPRSFLEEIRSDEWHPLSESSSTWSTAEDAVIARYVEERGTRLTEPLVAALRVRGVEAVVRYLEGEDPAATIVAAAEELGADIIVMGATKQLFAEDHWESVSARVIREGRRPVLIVPSAAQAAEELP from the coding sequence ATGCGGATCCTGATCGCCACCGCCGGCGTGCTCGCTCCAGAGGCCGTCGCCGAGATCATCGGGCGTCTCGGCGGCGCCGGAGGTGAGGTCCAGGTGGTCACGGTCATCGAGGTGCCCCGCAGCTTCCTCGAGGAGATCCGCTCCGACGAGTGGCACCCGCTCTCAGAGAGCTCTTCGACATGGTCGACCGCCGAGGACGCGGTGATCGCCCGCTACGTGGAGGAACGCGGCACCCGGCTGACGGAGCCCCTGGTCGCCGCGCTCAGGGTCCGCGGCGTAGAAGCAGTGGTGCGTTACCTGGAGGGTGAAGACCCGGCGGCGACGATCGTCGCCGCCGCCGAGGAACTGGGTGCCGACATCATCGTGATGGGGGCGACCAAGCAGCTCTTCGCCGAAGACCATTGGGAGAGCGTCTCGGCCAGGGTGATCCGGGAGGGTCGTCGCCCGGTGCTCATCGTGCCCAGCGCCGCCCAGGCGGCCGAAGAGCTCCCCTGA
- a CDS encoding flavin reductase family protein, giving the protein MAPDPETVNRVMWSIPNVLCLVGSASGEEWNAMTASWVTQVAMDPVLVAVSVDARAVTRRLVEEGGAFTINLWDRDDTRVFVKFSKPADRSGQTLNDRPVRLGTTGTPIFEEAVAYADCRLVATRELGSHVLFIGEVVDCGFRPGGEAVAVARMEDTRMKYGGVLRGK; this is encoded by the coding sequence ATGGCGCCTGACCCAGAGACCGTGAACCGGGTGATGTGGTCGATCCCCAATGTGCTCTGCCTGGTCGGCTCGGCATCGGGAGAGGAATGGAATGCGATGACGGCCTCCTGGGTCACCCAGGTCGCCATGGACCCGGTGCTGGTGGCCGTATCCGTCGATGCCAGGGCGGTGACGCGTCGGCTCGTCGAAGAGGGTGGCGCCTTCACCATCAACCTCTGGGATCGGGACGACACCCGGGTGTTCGTCAAGTTCTCCAAGCCGGCCGACCGATCCGGCCAGACCCTCAACGATCGGCCGGTGCGGCTGGGTACGACCGGTACCCCGATCTTCGAGGAGGCCGTGGCCTACGCCGACTGCCGGTTGGTCGCCACCCGCGAACTCGGCTCGCACGTCCTCTTCATCGGGGAGGTGGTGGACTGTGGGTTCCGCCCCGGCGGCGAGGCGGTGGCGGTCGCCCGTATGGAGGACACCCGGATGAAGTACGGCGGCGTGCTGC